Part of the Armatimonadota bacterium genome is shown below.
CCGCAAAGAATTGGTCTTGCAAGGGATACAAGGGGCGATGTCGACAGAATTCTCAGCCGAACCGGGTGCGTTGGTGCGATACACCGTGCCCGAAATTGCTCCGTTAGGCCCTGGGCAAAGCCGGGTCGTCCCGGTTGATGTGGCCGTCGAGGCCCCCGGATTTGCCACCACCAAAGGGATGGCGAACGTTCTTGTCAAGAATTCCGGCGGGGGGCGGGTTTACGATGACGTCCTTTGGTACAGCAATAATCCCGAAAACCTTGCCGGGCCGGGCCAGCTCTATTTTGCCCGGATGGTGACCGCAATGCCGACCCGGCTTTTGTGGCACCACTTCAACAAATCTGCGCGACCCTTGGCGGTGCAATACATATTGGCGAATCGGTCCGACGTTCCCGCCCGGATTTGGTTGGCGAGTGGTGACGCCGAACCCAATTCCGACCCGACCAAGGCCGGATTTGAGGCAGGGAACCGGTATTTTGCCGACTGGCTCGGCTACCAAGGCACGGTGCTGACACTGCCTCCGCGGTCGGCCACCCCGTTATCCCTGCGGCGTTTGGAACCGGGCCAAACCTCGAGCGGCCTCGCCAGCTTGCGCCTTTTGGCGGGAGGATCCGACGACGTCGTCCTGGTCGGTAACGCTCTGGCGCTTGCCGATGTCGCGGCCGATTGGCAGCCGCAAGGTTTTGGGGACAAACCCTGGCTGGTCCGCCGATCCATCGGGCTGGCGGGTCTGCCGTTCCCGGTTGGCGGCACCGAACGCGACATTTTTTCCGGGCCGGCAAAACAAGTGGGATTCCTTTACCAGGTTGGGGGGCGCCATCAGTTCATCCGGCTCGGCGAACAGGGGATCCCGAGTGCTTTGGGAGGGCCGCCTTTATCCGGCAACTTCGGCGTGCAATATGTGGTTGAGGGGAGGATTGAGAATCCGACCGACCGCAACCAGACAGTGGAAGTGGTGTTTGAAGCGAGTGCGGGGTACTCCGGCGCCATATTTAGTGTCAACGGCAAACTCCTGCCGGGGCGGATTTTGCAGAGTAAAGAATCAATGGTTTTGCTGGAGGCAAAACTGGCACCAGGACAGGCGCAACAGATCCGGATCGACACCATTCCATTGAGCGGTGCGCACTATCCGGCGACGATCACCGTTCGAACCAAAGGGACTAGCTGACCGGACCCAAGGAACGAACCCCCGGCCGAAACGTCTAAGATGGCAAGCGGGAACACAATGGTTCGGACTCGGGTGATGTTGGTGGCGCTAGTGGGCGCCGTGGCTTTTGCAGGGAGCGCCCTAGCGGCGCAAGAAACTTGGAAACGGCAATACGTCGGCAAGTCCGCGCTGAGCCTTAGCCTCCCGGGCAAGTTGGAGTCGGCAGGCGAAACCAAGGTCGAAGACAAAGATGATTGGGTTTTGACCACCGACGATTTCTCCTTTGAATCCGACGATTTTTATCTTTTGGTGAGTGTGTTCAATGGCCGTCCGGGCACTGTGGCGGATGACAAGCACTTGGCCCAAGTCGCCAAAGACCTTGTAACCGGCATGAGCGACAAGGACGAAGACGTCAAGGTCAATGGGTTCAAGGCAGGCAAGTTGGATGAGAAGCCGACGATCCTTCAATCTCACACCATTGGCAAAGGCGAAAAGGCGACGCTATTCAAGAGTTTCCTGTTGGGTGATGGCACCAAGGTTTATGCCGTGATGGCGATTGGCTACCCCAGCGACCCCAAGAGCGTGGCGGCAATCGACAAAGCTTTTGCTTCCATCCGGTTCAAAGCCGGGTTGAAGGAATAGCGGATCGCGGATTCCCAGTCGGGCCCGGCCGAACCGGTAACCTAGCCGAATGCTCAATGTCGAGGAGAAGGCAGGGTGGTTGAAGGTTGCTCTCAACCGGCCAGAGGTTCGCAATGCGTTTGATGACAGCCTGATCGGTTCGCTCACCGCTTTGTTCGCCGATTTGGATCCTGCCATCCGCGCCGTGTTGGTCACCGGCGAGGGCCCCGTTTTCTGTGCAGGGGGCGACCTCAATTGGATGCGCAAGGCTGCCGGTTACACCGAAGAGCAGAACGCTCAGGATGCCTTGAAACTGGCTGGCCTGTTCGAATCGATTGCGACTTCCCGGGCGGTTGTGGTGACGGCGGTCCACGGCGCGGCGTTCGGCGGTGGCTGCGGGCTTGTGGCGGCGGCCGACGTGGCCGTTGCCGCCGAAGGCTGCAAGTTCAGTTTCAGCGAGGTGCGGCTTGGTCTGGTGCCGGCAACCATATCCCCATTTGTGATCCCCAAAACCGGGGCCGGTCATGCGCGGGCCCTGTTCACTACGGGGGAGGTTTTCGACTCTGAGAAGGCGTTGAGAATCGGCCTCGTCCACGACGTTTGCCCGTTGGAAGAACTGGAATCGCAGGCAAAGAAGAAGATTGCCGACGTGCTGCGAAACGGGCCCGAATCGGTGGCCCTTTGCAAAAAACTCGCGGCAGAAGCGCCGCTGGGCAAGGAAGAATCGAGCCGGCTTTTGGCGCGCGCCCGCGCCGGGGCAGAAGGGAAGGAGGGCGTCGCCGCGTTTTTGGAAAAACGCCCCGCATCGTTTGTGCAGGAGGTTGTGGATTGATCAAGAAGGTCTTGGTTGCCAACCGGGGCGAGATCGCCGTCCGGGTTTTTGCTGCATGCCGAGAAATGGGGGTTCGCACGGTTGCGGTCTACAGCGAAGCGGATGCCCATTCGATGCACGTTGCGCAGGCCGACGAGGCCGTCCCCATCGGGGGATCCGAGCCGGCGCAAAGTTACTTAAACATCGCGGCGGTTTTGGATGCGGCCAAGACGACGGGGGCGGACGCGATCCATCCCGGGTACGGATTTTTGAGCGAGAGACCGGAGTTTGCCGAGACTTGTGCCGTAGCGGGAGTCACATTCATCGGGCCCAGCGCGTCGGCAATGCGCAAACTCGGCGAGAAAATCGATGCCAAACGGCTGGCCGTGGAAAGCGGGGTCCCCGTCACCCCGGGCTTTTTTGAACCCGGAGCAACCCCCGAAGTACTGAAAGAAGAAGCTACCAAAATCGGTTACCCCGTGATGCTCAAAGCAAGCGCCGGAGGCGGCGGCAGGGGGATGAGGGTGGTTCGCGATCCGGCAGAATTCGACCGCGAATGCCGCCTCGCCATGGATGAAGCCCGGAAGGGGTTCGGTTCGGACGCGATGATGGTGGAGAAGCTGGTCGAACGGCCCCGCCACATCGAGGTGCAGGTGTTGGCCGACAGCCATGGAAACGTCGCCTGCCTGTTCGAGCGCGAATGCAGTCTCCAGCGCCGCCACCAAAAGGTTTTGGAAGAGTCGCCCAGCCCGGTCATGACCCCCGATCTTTGGCAGCGGATGCAATCGGCATGCCGGAAATTGGTTGCGGCCGCGGGATACACCGGAGCGGGGACTGTCGAATTCATGTTCGATGAACCCAGCGGCGAGTTTTACTTTTTGGAAGTGAATGCCCGCTTGCAGGTGGAGCATCCGGTGACGGAGATGGTTACGGGAGTTGACCTTGTCCGCCAGCAGATCCGGATTGCCCAGGGCGACCCCTTAGACTTGCCGGAGCCGTTGCTGGCCGGTGACCGGTCGGCAATCCATGGCCATGCCATCGAAGTCCGGCTGATTGCCGAGGATCCGGCGAAGGGCTTTTTGCCGAGCATCGGCACCCTTCTCAAAGTCGTGCCCCCAATTGGGAACGGGATCCGGTTTGATGGCGGTTACCGTAGCGGGGATGAGGTCAGCCGGTACTACGATTCGTTGCTGGGCAAGCTGATCGTCCATGCCGCGGATCGGGAAGCGGCGGTTGCGCGTCTCCAACAGGCCCTTTGCGACACGCATATTGTCGGGGTCAAGACGAACCAATCGTATTTGCTCGATGTGGTCTCCGCTGCCCAGTTTCAGGCGGGGAGGTTTGATACCGGCTTCTTAGGGAGGGAATTCGCCGATTGGACGCCAGGCGGTGGATTTCCGGCATATCTGCCTGATTTGATGGCGGCTGCTAGTTCTCGTCCGGCGATGGGGCAAAGAGGCGAAACCCGGGAGGGCTCATCGGCGTGGGGACTCGGTGACAGATTCCGCAATGCGAGGCTGGACTGATGGACGAGAAGCGGATATTCAGTGAGAAAGAAGCGGCAGATTTGATTGTCCAGGCGGCAAAGCTGCAAGAGGCCTCTGGCGATTCCGGCAAATACACGGCCGGAGTGACATGGGAAGAGCTCAAACGGATGGCCGATGACGTTGGGGTCGACCCCTCGTTTTTGCGCCAAGCGATGTCGGCGGCCCCCGGTTCGATTGAAAAGAGCGGTGCCAAGCGGCCGCGGCAATTTTTGGGCATGCCCCTCAGCGAAGAGTTCGAGATGGTGGTCGACGCTGAAATCGCGCCCGAGAACTTCGATGTGATCGCCGGGGAATTCTATAACCCAGGCTATGGCGGCGGAACTGCCGGGGCCGGTGCCGGCAGCTGGGGGCCGACCGTCGTCGGCCGCATGATCAAAGGCCAGTTTTACGAAGGCCTGTTGATGGGGACGATGGAAGTCAGTTCCCGGCACGGCCGGACGCGCATCAAGGCGGTGACGAGCAACGTGATCGCCACAATGGCCATCTACTTCCCGATCATGCTGGTGTGGTTCTTGATCGCTATGGGGGTCGGCCTCAAGGGGGGTGGGGTCAATTTCATCCCGATGATGGCGTCGTTCGGTGTGGGCGCGGTCGGCTTTTGGGCGGTTTTGGGCGGATTCCTCAAGAATGCGATGAAGCGCATCCCCGGCCGTCTGGAGCGGATCGCCGATGCCATCCGTGACGAAGCGGAGCTCAATCGCGAGAGCCTCGCCGCGAGCTCGCCCGGGAGCATCGTGGAAACCGGCGAACTCCGTGAAAACCTCGGGCGCGACTGACGCGTAAGCAGTTATAGATTGTCTGACCGCAAGTACAGCAAAGAGGAGGCGATGGAAGCGCTGATGGCGGCGGCAAGTCGCCAATTGGGCAGTTCGCCGGAGGATTCGGTCGCGGAATCGGAGTTGTATTCGATGGCGGAGGAACTCGGCATCGATTCAAACAGGCTTCGCGAGGTCTTGGGTCGGGGGACGGGGGTCGTCCAAAGCCGGGATCAAATCAGCCCCGGAATCCGTTGGCCAGGTCCGGAACAGTTTGAACGGATTTTGGACGGCGAACTTTCTGAAGCCCAGTTGGAAGAACTGGCCGACCAGGTCGGATCACGCTACGAAGACCCGGGGACGCCGGGAGCCCGTGAATCGCGAGAGTTTTGGCAAGGTTGGCGCTATGTCACGGTCGATTTGGTCAAGAGGGAAGGGAAAACGCGGATCGTGGCGCGCTCCCGCATTTCGTCCAGCCGCCTCCTTCCGTTGATGCCGTTTGCCTTTTTGCCGATCATGATTAACCTTGCGCTGATTGCCAAAAGCCCGAACCCGGCCAACCTTGTTGGATTTGCGGCGTTGCTCGGCGTGATGGTCGCCACTTGGTTCCTCATCGGTTGGCAGATGCGCCGGAACCGGGAAACCATCCGGGGCAAGGTCGATGACTTGGCGCAGGCGGCCAAGTCGGCTATCCAGTCGCATCCCCTGACATCGGCGGTTGACACACGGGAGTTGAGCCATGGTTTCGACCACTTGGGCCGGTAGCGTGCCGGTATGATTTGAAAACCTGGTGGACAAGCGGTATTTCAGCGAGCAAGAGGCGGCAGATTTGGTGGTCAAAGCTGCCAAATTGCAGGAAAAGGCGGGAGGCGACAAATACACGCCTGGGATCAGCTATTCCGAGTTGGAAAAAATGGCTGCCGAAGCGGGCATCGACCCCACGTTTTTGGAGCAGGCGTTCAAAGGCGAGCCCACGGGTGAAGAGGAAGCCAAGTCGTTTTTGGGGATTCCCTTGTGGACTGAATTCGAACGGGTTGTGGAAGTCGAACTTCCGCCAGAAAACTTCGATGTCGTCAGCGAGTTATTGCCACCCAGGATGGGCGGCCATGGGCCGCGTGGCACGCGGATGTTGAATGTGGGCCAACAAGTGGGGCGAAGCCTTCAAATGCCGATCATGAAGGGCCCGGCCTATGGCACGATGCGCATGACCAGCCGCAACGGGAGGACCCGCATCACCACCCGGCAAACAATGTTCTTGCCATTCATGGCGGGACTCTATCCAGGCTTGATCGGCGCGTTCGTCTCGACGATGATGCTGTTGCCGGGCGAAACGCGGGGCCCCGGCAACCCGTTGGTGAACATCCCCATCGCGATCGCCCTGCTGGTCGCGGGCCTGATCGCTTACTTTGCGTTGGCCAAATCCGGCCAACGGAAGATGCGCGAACTCACGGACGAAATCGCCCACCGGGTGCAGGAGGAAGGGGAATCGTTGCGGGCCAATTTAGAACGCCCAACGGCGGCAAAGGCAGAATCGACCGAACAAACCGTCGACGGGCACCAAGGGCTCTGAGGATCGCTACGACGGGACGTGTCGGTTTCCGGGTGGGGTAACGTGGCTTCTCCCCAATGGACTCCGCGCCAAAAACGATAGCCCACCCCGTATTTGGGAGGTGCCTTTGCCTTTCCAACGGCGATGCCGAGGTTTTGGCGACCCTTGATTTCGGTCCCCGGATCATCTCCTACCGTCTGCAGGAGGGCGAGAACGTGCTTGGGGAATTCCCCAACCGCCATATTGAGACCGGGATTGGCACATTCCGGATTTGGGGCGGTCACCGGTTATGGGTGGCCCCTGAGAATTGGCCCGTGACTTACGCGGCCGACGACGGGCCAGTCGAGTTGGTGCTTGAAGGGCGGAACGCCTCGCTCCGCTCTCCGGTCGAACCCCTTTCGGGGTTGCAGAAAACGGTCAAGGTAAGTCTGTCGGAAAGAGGTTCGAGAGTTGATATCGACCATGGGGTGCGCAACTGTGGTGCCGAACCGGTCCATTTAGCGCCTTGGGCACTGACCATCATGCGTCCCGGAGGCGTTGTCGTGATCCCAAACGAACCGTTTGCCCCCCATGCCCCCGACCGCTTGTTGCCGGTGCGAACCATGGCCCTTTGGTCATACACCCAGTTGAACGACCCTCGGTTTTCTTGGGGTAGCGACTCGTTGCGGATCGCCGTCGATGAAATCCATGCTTCACCGCAAAAGGTCGGGATCCTTAATCGGACGGGAGTTTGTCGGTATGAACTGCCCGACGTGGCCTTTGTGAAGAAGCACGGCTTTGAACCCGAGGCGTCCTATCCGGATTTTGGGGTCAACTCCGAAATCTATTCGGAAGGATCATTTGTGGAAATTGAAACGCTCGGCCCCCTATCGACGGTGGTACCGGGGGAAACGGCCTGGCACCATGAGTCATGGATGTTAGAAAAGCCCTAACCCAAGTCCAGCGTTTTTTTCTTTTTCTGGTTTGCAGCCTTGATTTGTTCGGGAGTGCCTTGGATGACGTCAACGCCTTGGCCGGCGATTTTCTCCCAGGTGCCTTCCCCCGCCTTGCGATAGGTGGTCAGGCCGCGTTTGGCGGCGTTGTCTGCGCTGGTATCGGTTGCGGTTTTGACCTGCACCTGGCTGACGACTTTTCGGACATTGAGCCCACAGGTCGGGCAATGTTTGAGTTCTGGTTCATCCAGCGATTGGATGACGGCAAATCGGCCTGGGCAGATTTCGCAGTCGCCATCCGATTTTTCGTACTCGTAGGTGGGCATTTTTGGAACTGGGTGTAGGATCGGGCCATGGATTTTGACGCAGTGAACCGGGGGATCGTTGCATGCGGGAAGTGCCCCCGCCTGCGGGATTGGTGCCGATCCGTTGCGCTGGCAAAGCGCCGAGGCTTTGCCGATTGGGAATATTGGGGCCGCCCCGTGCCCAACTTTGGGGATCCCGCCGCGCGTGGGTTGATTATCGGGCTCGCCCCTGCGGCGCACGGGGCCAACCGGACCGGGCGGATGTTCACCGGAGACCGGAGTGGCGACTGGCTCTACCGGGCGTTGCACCGGGCGGGATTGGCCAATCAGCCAACGGCGGAATCGGCGGATGATGGGTTGGCCTTGAGCCGGTGCCTCATCACCGCGACCTGCCACTGTGCCCCGCCGGACAACAAACCCACGCACGAAGAGATCGCCAACTGTCGGGTTTGGCTGGAATCAACCTGGGCGTTACAGGAATGGCACGCTGTTTTGTGCCTGGGCGGCATTGCCTGGTCCCAGGTTTTCAAGATGCTCGGCGCACGGGCGCCCAAGTTCGGGCATGGGGTTGAGGCATCGGTCGAGGTGGCACCCGGGCGATCCATCTTGATTCTCGGAAGCTACCACCCCAGCCAGCAGAACACGTTCACGGGGCGGCTCACCGAGCCGATGCTGGATGACGTTGTCAGTCGGTTTGCCAAAGTCATCCAGGCATGAGTTGCCGGTTCCGTCCCGGCTTGCGGGGTAAACCTGAGGGCAGATGTCCCGCCTGAGAGCCTTGCCGCGTGCCTTCGTCGAGATCCCTGGGCTAGACCCAAGCCAGCCCATCTTGATCCCTGAATTGGAGATGAAGAAGTTCCGGAGCGTTTTGCGGCTCGGTTCGGGCGACCAAGTTTTGCTGTTGCCCGGGGACGGTTCGGCCATCCGTTGCCGGCTCGACGGGAAATCGGCAATTCCGCTTGAAACCGTCCATCCGTCCACTGAGAGCCCGCTCAAGATCACATTGGCCCTTGGGCTGCCAAAGCCCGACGCGCTCGAGGATTCGGTCAGGATGGCCTCTGAGCTTGGCGTTGCCAAGTTCTGCCTGTTCCCCGCGCGTCGCAGCGTGGTCAAGTGGGAGGCATCCAAATTTGAGAAAAAGCTGGAGCGGCTTCGGGCGATCTCGCGGGAGGCGTGCGAAGTCGCCTACCGGATGCGGCTCCCCGAATTTGAAACCTGCACCGGTCTCGGCGATGTCTTGGCCCGGTATCCCGGATCGGTAGTGCTCAGCGAGTCCGAGACAGCCCAAGCGGGATTCCCAGAATTGGCAGGCGAGGCCGTCCTGGTGGTCGGCCCCGAAGGGGGGTGGGACCCGCAGGAATCAGAGATGATCAAGAACCCGGTCACTTTGGGGCCAAGGGTTTTGCGGGTCGGCACCGCGGTTGCCGCAGCCTGCACCTTGGCCCTCTCGGGCCGGTAGACTTTAGAGCCTATGCGCAGCGATGGCCGGGCCAACGACCAGTTGAGGGACGTGGTCCTTGAAGCAGGATTTTCAAAATATGCCGAAGGCTCTTGCCTCATCAAGATGGGCGACACCCACATGCATGTGACCGCAACGGTCGAAGAGAACATCCCTCGCTGGCTCAAAGGCACGGGCAGCGGGTGGGTTACGGCCGAATATTCGATGCTCCCCCGGTCTGGCCGGGATCGCAACCAGCGCGATGCCATGAGGGGTGGCCCCAATGGCCGGACTATGGAGATTCAGCGTCTCATCGGCCGGGCGTTGCGAACCGTGGTGGACCTTGAACGCATGGGCGAGCGCACCATCACCATCGATTGCGATGCTTTGTTGGCCGACGGGGGAACCCGGACGGCTAGCATCACGGCTGCCTATGTCGCTTGCCACCAAGCCGTCACGTGGATGTTGGAACGGAAGATGATCAAGCGGCATCTGATGAAAGAACCCATGGCTGCGGTATCGGTCGGCGTTGTCCGGGGTGTCGAGATGCTCGACCTGTGCTACGAGGAAGATTCGACCGCCCAAACCGACATGAATATTGTGATGACGAAGTCGGGCAAATTCATCGAAATCCAGGGGACGGCCGAAGCCGAACCGTTCGGTGCTGATGCTTTGGGCCGGATGCTCGCCCTAGGCAAGAAGGGAGTCACCGAACTCATCGCTCTGCAAGAGGCCGCGCTGGGACTTTGAATGGACTCAATTTCTAGCCGGGTTGCCGGTTGCGGCAACAGTGGCAGCGGCCTTTGGAGGCAACTGGGGAACGGCAACACTCAATGAACTTGCAGACCCTTGTAATAGCCACCCACAACCCCAAAAAGGCGGGTGAGATGATGGCCATCCTTTCGGCCCGCTTTCCGGCATTGGTTTTCAAGACCCTAGCCGACTATCCCGGTTCGCCAGAACCCGAAGAAACGGGGGAGACCTATGCAGAGAATGCGGCGATCAAGGCCGAATCTGCGGTTGTGCAGACCGGGGAATGGTGCCTGGCCGACGACGCGGGACTGGAGATCGACGCGTTACCGGGCGAGCTCGGGGTGTGGAGCAAGCGGTTTGCCGGTGAAGAAACCCCTTTCCCAGACAAGATGGCGATCATTATGGAGCGGATGCAAGGCGTCCCGGAATCGCAACGGGGGGCAAGGTTCCGGTGCCATATCGCCCTTGCTCGGCTCGGGATGCCAACCCTGGATTTTTCAGCTGTTTGCGAGGGGCGGATTGCATTTGAACCCAGCGGGAACGGGGGGTTTGGCTACGACCCAATCTTCTTTCTTCCGGAACTCGGATGCACGATGGCCGAGTTGACGGCTGACCAGAAGCATTCCGTTTCCCACCGGGGGAAGGTCTTGAGGGAATTCGGCGACTGGCTTGCGGGGCAAATTTGACCCTGAGAGTTTAGGCGGAGGGGCGCGCAAACGTTGCCGCAATCCAACCGTCTTCCGTGAACTGTTCCGCCAGCACGAATCCGCACCGTTCGGCCTTGTCCAAAACGTCTGGCCAATTCTTATCGATGACTCCGCTGATAACCCAATGCCCCCCGGGGCGCACACGGCGCGCCGCTTCGTGGGCGAGGCCGATGAGGGCCGCCGAGATGATGTTGCTCAGGACGATGTCGTAAGTTTCATTGGTGGGAAGGGGGGCAAATCCTTCGCCTTGGAAGACTTGCCCTTCCACCCCGTTCCTCATAAGGTTTTCGCGCGCGCTTTCGCAGGCAACGGCTTCGGTGTCCACGGCAACGAGCGAGGCGGCGCCGAGCAGCCCGGCCCCGATGGAGAGAATGCCGCTACCGCAGCCGATGTCGGCGACATCTTTGCCCGTCGCGCCGACTTTCTCAATGAGTTGCAGGCAACCCCTTGTCGTCGGGTGGTCGCCGGTTCCAAAGGCCTGTCCCGGGTCGAGCGTGATCACGAGGTCGCCGGGCTCCGCCTTGAAATGTTCCGTCCAACTGGGGACGACCATGAACCGTTCCCCAACCCTACGGGGGATAAAGAATTGCTTCCAGGCTTCCGCCCAATCCACTTCGTCGACCTTGCTGGTCGTAACGCTGCTAGCCCCAGCCTTGAGGAGCAGGGATTCCAACTCGGCGATGGATTCTTCAGAACCTGGTGGGACGAATCCGGAAATGGTCGGGGGCTCGTCGGTTTGTACGGTGCCGTTGACCCCGGCTTCTTCAAAAATCTCATCCCATGTGGACCAGTCGAGCGGGATGGCTTTCAAATGGGCCTTGACTTCGATCCATTCCGACATCGTTAGCGCCTTTTAAAGATCTTCTCGAAGATGTTGGCTGGTTTGCCTGGCCCGCCGGGGATGGGTTCGCCACGGAGTTCGGCATACTCCTTCAAAAGCTTGGATTCGGCTTCGGAAGTCCGTTTGGGAACCGTGATTTTGGCTTCGACGTAAAGGTCTCCCCGGTTTCCTCCCCCAAGGCGGGGAAGGCCCTCTTGCTTGATCCGGAACGTGTCGCCCGGTTGGGTTCCGGGTTCGATCGAGAGTTCCAACGGCCCGGTCAAGCCGTCGATTTCGATCGAGTCACCGATGGCAGCCTGGGCAAAGCTGATTTCGGCGACGGTGGCCAAGTCGCGTCCTTCCCGGATGAACCGTTTGTCTTCAAGGACATGGACGACGACGTAGAGGTCGCCGCGCTGCCCGCCCCGGGCCCCGTCTCCGCCTTTACCGGCAACCCTCAAGGTTTGGCCCCCTTCGATTCCGGCGGGGACGTTGACGAACAGTTCTTCTTGCTTGGGGGTCACGCCCTCGCCGCGGCATTCCGGGCAAGGATTTTCGATTTTGATGCCTTCACCCCGGCATGTCGGGCACGGCATTTGAGTCCGGATGCTGCCGATGACGGTCTGACGGG
Proteins encoded:
- a CDS encoding enoyl-CoA hydratase/isomerase family protein, which encodes MLNVEEKAGWLKVALNRPEVRNAFDDSLIGSLTALFADLDPAIRAVLVTGEGPVFCAGGDLNWMRKAAGYTEEQNAQDALKLAGLFESIATSRAVVVTAVHGAAFGGGCGLVAAADVAVAAEGCKFSFSEVRLGLVPATISPFVIPKTGAGHARALFTTGEVFDSEKALRIGLVHDVCPLEELESQAKKKIADVLRNGPESVALCKKLAAEAPLGKEESSRLLARARAGAEGKEGVAAFLEKRPASFVQEVVD
- a CDS encoding ATP-grasp domain-containing protein encodes the protein MIKKVLVANRGEIAVRVFAACREMGVRTVAVYSEADAHSMHVAQADEAVPIGGSEPAQSYLNIAAVLDAAKTTGADAIHPGYGFLSERPEFAETCAVAGVTFIGPSASAMRKLGEKIDAKRLAVESGVPVTPGFFEPGATPEVLKEEATKIGYPVMLKASAGGGGRGMRVVRDPAEFDRECRLAMDEARKGFGSDAMMVEKLVERPRHIEVQVLADSHGNVACLFERECSLQRRHQKVLEESPSPVMTPDLWQRMQSACRKLVAAAGYTGAGTVEFMFDEPSGEFYFLEVNARLQVEHPVTEMVTGVDLVRQQIRIAQGDPLDLPEPLLAGDRSAIHGHAIEVRLIAEDPAKGFLPSIGTLLKVVPPIGNGIRFDGGYRSGDEVSRYYDSLLGKLIVHAADREAAVARLQQALCDTHIVGVKTNQSYLLDVVSAAQFQAGRFDTGFLGREFADWTPGGGFPAYLPDLMAAASSRPAMGQRGETREGSSAWGLGDRFRNARLD
- a CDS encoding uracil-DNA glycosylase, giving the protein MDFDAVNRGIVACGKCPRLRDWCRSVALAKRRGFADWEYWGRPVPNFGDPAARGLIIGLAPAAHGANRTGRMFTGDRSGDWLYRALHRAGLANQPTAESADDGLALSRCLITATCHCAPPDNKPTHEEIANCRVWLESTWALQEWHAVLCLGGIAWSQVFKMLGARAPKFGHGVEASVEVAPGRSILILGSYHPSQQNTFTGRLTEPMLDDVVSRFAKVIQA
- a CDS encoding 16S rRNA (uracil(1498)-N(3))-methyltransferase encodes the protein MSRLRALPRAFVEIPGLDPSQPILIPELEMKKFRSVLRLGSGDQVLLLPGDGSAIRCRLDGKSAIPLETVHPSTESPLKITLALGLPKPDALEDSVRMASELGVAKFCLFPARRSVVKWEASKFEKKLERLRAISREACEVAYRMRLPEFETCTGLGDVLARYPGSVVLSESETAQAGFPELAGEAVLVVGPEGGWDPQESEMIKNPVTLGPRVLRVGTAVAAACTLALSGR
- the rph gene encoding ribonuclease PH, with product MRSDGRANDQLRDVVLEAGFSKYAEGSCLIKMGDTHMHVTATVEENIPRWLKGTGSGWVTAEYSMLPRSGRDRNQRDAMRGGPNGRTMEIQRLIGRALRTVVDLERMGERTITIDCDALLADGGTRTASITAAYVACHQAVTWMLERKMIKRHLMKEPMAAVSVGVVRGVEMLDLCYEEDSTAQTDMNIVMTKSGKFIEIQGTAEAEPFGADALGRMLALGKKGVTELIALQEAALGL
- the rdgB gene encoding RdgB/HAM1 family non-canonical purine NTP pyrophosphatase, with protein sequence MNLQTLVIATHNPKKAGEMMAILSARFPALVFKTLADYPGSPEPEETGETYAENAAIKAESAVVQTGEWCLADDAGLEIDALPGELGVWSKRFAGEETPFPDKMAIIMERMQGVPESQRGARFRCHIALARLGMPTLDFSAVCEGRIAFEPSGNGGFGYDPIFFLPELGCTMAELTADQKHSVSHRGKVLREFGDWLAGQI
- the prmA gene encoding 50S ribosomal protein L11 methyltransferase is translated as MSEWIEVKAHLKAIPLDWSTWDEIFEEAGVNGTVQTDEPPTISGFVPPGSEESIAELESLLLKAGASSVTTSKVDEVDWAEAWKQFFIPRRVGERFMVVPSWTEHFKAEPGDLVITLDPGQAFGTGDHPTTRGCLQLIEKVGATGKDVADIGCGSGILSIGAGLLGAASLVAVDTEAVACESARENLMRNGVEGQVFQGEGFAPLPTNETYDIVLSNIISAALIGLAHEAARRVRPGGHWVISGVIDKNWPDVLDKAERCGFVLAEQFTEDGWIAATFARPSA
- the dnaJ gene encoding molecular chaperone DnaJ, producing MPDQDPYAVLGVSRDASPDQIKSAYRKLARQYHPDVNPDNPEAEAKFKELSTAYAILSDPDKRAQFDRFGRVDDGGGMPPGADFFTGGAGFGDLFEAFFGGAGGAPRARGGLREGDDIRTETSVSLVEVLAGIEKKVSYRRSATCGTCDGTGTADKAPPKACPTCNGMGAVTQTRQTVIGSIRTQMPCPTCRGEGIKIENPCPECRGEGVTPKQEELFVNVPAGIEGGQTLRVAGKGGDGARGGQRGDLYVVVHVLEDKRFIREGRDLATVAEISFAQAAIGDSIEIDGLTGPLELSIEPGTQPGDTFRIKQEGLPRLGGGNRGDLYVEAKITVPKRTSEAESKLLKEYAELRGEPIPGGPGKPANIFEKIFKRR